The genomic stretch CGGCAAATGGCCGAAAACAGCGCCGACAAGTGGTACACCAAAGGCAAAACCCCCGACGACATCGTCGAAACCATGTCGCGCATCGAACCGGTATTCCATAACGTGTGCCGGGAAATCGTCCGTCTCTACGGAGCGCCTTATGCCGACTATCTCTCGGCCCTCCACACCAAAAAATACCTCTACACGCTGGGCATCATCAACGACATCGTCACCCACATACAAGATTACCAAAGCGAACACGGAACCCTCCTGCTCTCCGACACCAACGACCTACTGCGCAAGATTATCCGCCAAGACGACACCCCGTTCGTCTACGAGAAGATAGGCACCTACATCGACCACTTCTTCATCGATGAGTTCCAGGACACCTCGGCCACACAATGGAAAAACTTCTATCCGCTTATCAAAGAGAGCAACGACCGGGGACTCTCCAACCTGCTGGTAGGCGACGTGAAACAGAGCATCTACCGATGGCGGAATTCCGACTGGGAGCTGCTCAACGAGAAACTCCCCGACTATTTTCCCCAACGGGAACTGCACGACGAGACCCTCGACACCAACTGGCGGAGCGAAAAAGAGGTGGTTCGCTTCAACAACACCTTCTTCGACCGTGCCGCCGCCCGTCTGCAACAGGTCCTCAACGAGAACCTGCCGCCAAACTTGCGCGACGATGAAAGCCTGTGTCAAAAAATAGAGCTGGCCTACCGCAACGCCGCCCAAAAGACAGGCCGTAAAAATGCGGCCGACGGCGGTTATGTCGAAATCGATTTCTTTGAAAACACCCGGGAAAACGAAGAAGAAAGCCGCGCCAAGGACAAAGCCCTGCGACGCACCGTCGAAGTGCTGCGCGACCTCCAAGACCGCGGCGTCGCCCTACGCGACATCGCCATACTGGTACGCACCAAGGACGAGGGCAACCGCATCGTGCAATACCTGCTCCACGAACAAGCCTCCGCAGAAAACGACAAGTACCGATACGACGTCATCTCCGACGAAGCCCTGTATATCAGCAACTCATCGACCGTACAACTCATCATCGCCTTGCTCGATTACCTGCGTGCGCCACAAGAAGCGCTCACCCGCTTCATGGCTCTCTATTCGATAGAAACAGCCTACCGCAAGACCGTGCCCGACAAAGCGATACCCGGAATATGCAACCGCTTGCAAAAAGACGATGCCGAAGAGCTGCTGTGCCGCATCGAAAAGTTCCGGGGGGAACCTCTCTATGAGATATGCGAAAAAATCATCGACCTCTTTCCCGTCGACACGACCGGCGATGAAAACGTCTTCATACAAGCCTTCCTCGACCTCGTGCTGCAATATACCGAGAAACGCTCTTCCGACCTCAATTCATTCCTCCTCTGGTGGCACGACAAAGGCGTCACCCGCTCGCTCTCGACCCCCCAAGAGCAAGATGCCGTGCGCATCATGACCATACACAAGTCAAAGGGTCTTGAATTTAAAATCGTCATCATTCCCTTCTGCAACTGGACCATCGACCACCGCTCGACACATGCCCCCATCTTGTGGGCCGAAACGACGGCGCCATTCGACACACTGCCCATCGTCCCCATCGCCTACAACAGCGAACTGGCCGCGACACAGTATGCCCGCACCTATTTCACCGAACAAATACACACCTACATCGACAACCTCAACCTGGCATACGTCGCATTCACGCGCGCCCGCGAAGAACTCCATATCTTCGTGCCCAAAATTTCGGGATTGAACATCGGCACCCTCCTGCAACAATGTATCGAAGAGGACACGCCTGTGCCCTCGGCTACCGACAGGCCCTATGCCAACCTGCACGACGGCTACGACCCCGAGGCAGGCCGGTACATGCTGGGCACCCCCGCCCCGCTCAAAGAGAAGAGCCGCCATGCCCCGTCACAGGCACCCGCCCCTTACCGTTCGACACCTCCGGGCAAACGCCTGCACTTGCGCCTCATGGGGCAAGGGTTCTTCGACCCCGAAGACCGACGCCACCACGGCTCGGTGTGCCATCGCGTGCTCAGCTCCATCGCGACGGCCGACGACATAACACCGGCCATGCAAAAGCACATACAGGCAGGCGAAATCTCCGAAACCGATGCCGCAGAAATAGAGTCCATGCTGCGGCAGCAACTGGCCGAGCCCGAAAAACAACGCTGGTTCAAAGCCGGTAACCGCATACTCAATGAGCGCGACATTCTCCACCCCCGGCAAGGCACCTACCGTCCCGACCGCGTCGTCATCGACGGCGAGGGGGCCACGGTCATCGACTACAAGTTCGGCGCCGAACGCACCGCCCACAACAGGCAAGTGGCGGGTTATATGCACCTGCTCGAAGAGATGGGCTACAAAACCCGGGGGTACATCTGGTACGTTCCTTCGGGGAAAGTCGTTCCCGTCGAAGGATAGCACCCCTCCCCCAAACAAGAAAAAACAAAAGTCGCTGAAAAATGAACGGCGAAGCATCATTTGTGACAGGAATGCGCGTCGCATTCGAGCGGGAGAGGTTCAAAAGTCGCAAAACCGGACAGAAGCCGGCACTCTTCTCCGGCCACAAATAAAAAAAAGGCATCGATGAACGATGCCTTTATCTGAGTTGCGGGAGCCGGACTCGAACCAGCGACCTTTGGGTTATGAGCCCAACGAGCTACCAACTGCTCCACCCCGCGATGTTTTTCGTGGTGCAAAGATACGGCTCTTGCACAAAAAATCCAAACAATAAACTGTTAAATATTCTCACTTTTTCGGTTACATTATCCTTGCGTAGTGCTATCTTACTGAATTTCTGCGCTATTCGAAATAGAAACTCAACACGACCAACCGCGAAAAAGCCCTTTTCACCGCCTGAGTATATTTAATATCGAGCGGGTCGACCAGGTCGGTACGTTT from Candidatus Caccoplasma merdavium encodes the following:
- a CDS encoding UvrD-helicase domain-containing protein, whose protein sequence is MLNVYRASAGSGKTYQLTLEYIKLLLAPPQNEEGLLPGERQRLFRRILAVTFTNKATDEMKQRIVRQLDILAHDPESSEYIGQLLGRDGITADIGALKRQAAEQLYTLLHDFSGFNISTIDRFFQQITRSFMHEIGYSGGYNIELDSSMVLNEAIDNLFFDLEKRENRELLKWLVDYARQQVEEDSYKNFRKKIDELAEEIFKEEFKSQSEILEKKLQDKQFLARFIASLDEKKRTFEKQVHERAEAALTLLSQNGLSPEDFKYGNRSGATLLRKWAGGNYALQPNDRFRQMAENSADKWYTKGKTPDDIVETMSRIEPVFHNVCREIVRLYGAPYADYLSALHTKKYLYTLGIINDIVTHIQDYQSEHGTLLLSDTNDLLRKIIRQDDTPFVYEKIGTYIDHFFIDEFQDTSATQWKNFYPLIKESNDRGLSNLLVGDVKQSIYRWRNSDWELLNEKLPDYFPQRELHDETLDTNWRSEKEVVRFNNTFFDRAAARLQQVLNENLPPNLRDDESLCQKIELAYRNAAQKTGRKNAADGGYVEIDFFENTRENEEESRAKDKALRRTVEVLRDLQDRGVALRDIAILVRTKDEGNRIVQYLLHEQASAENDKYRYDVISDEALYISNSSTVQLIIALLDYLRAPQEALTRFMALYSIETAYRKTVPDKAIPGICNRLQKDDAEELLCRIEKFRGEPLYEICEKIIDLFPVDTTGDENVFIQAFLDLVLQYTEKRSSDLNSFLLWWHDKGVTRSLSTPQEQDAVRIMTIHKSKGLEFKIVIIPFCNWTIDHRSTHAPILWAETTAPFDTLPIVPIAYNSELAATQYARTYFTEQIHTYIDNLNLAYVAFTRAREELHIFVPKISGLNIGTLLQQCIEEDTPVPSATDRPYANLHDGYDPEAGRYMLGTPAPLKEKSRHAPSQAPAPYRSTPPGKRLHLRLMGQGFFDPEDRRHHGSVCHRVLSSIATADDITPAMQKHIQAGEISETDAAEIESMLRQQLAEPEKQRWFKAGNRILNERDILHPRQGTYRPDRVVIDGEGATVIDYKFGAERTAHNRQVAGYMHLLEEMGYKTRGYIWYVPSGKVVPVEG